The following DNA comes from Sphingomonas flavescens.
GTGATCGCCCGCGATGTCGATCGTCACGCCATCGTGCAGCCGGTCGACCGCCCGCTGCACTGCTTCAAGGCTGTCCCAAACGCGAGCGCGCGATTGCGCGGCGGCACGGCGTCCGATGGCGCGCGCGCGCGCGAGGTGATGGTCGACTTGCCGCCGCATGACGGACGCCTCGCGAACGACGGTGCGAACGAGATCGGGGTCGCTGGCCGTGGCGGCGTTGGTGATCACGGTAAGCGGCGTTTTGAGCGCATGGGCAAGATTGCCGGCGTGGCGCCGCGCTTCTTCCGCCTGCGCCTCGCTATGGGCCAATAGCTGATTGATCTCTTCCGTCAGAGGCCGGATCTCGGTCGGGAATTCATCGCTGATCCGGGTTTTGTCGCCAGACCGGATCGCCGAAACCTCGTCGCGGACGCGGCGCAGCGGCCACAGGCCATAGAAGGTCTGCAAAGCGGCCAGGACGAGCAGGCCTACGCCCAAGGCGGAGAAACTCCAGATCAAGGTCGAACGGAGTCGGCGGATCTGATCGTCGATCGTCTCGCGCGACTGCGCCACCTGAAAACGCCAGCGCACGTTCGAGCCGGGAAGGATGGCGTCCCGTTCCGCGACACGGATCGGCTCGGCATGGTCGCGGGTCGAGAATTCATCGCTATCGTAAAGGTGCGGCTTCACGTCGGCATGGCTGTCGCTGACGCGGAGCCGCCGGTCCCAGAGCGATCGGGACGGGAAGGTTTCGGCGCCGGAGCCGCTGATCTGAAAATAAAGCCCTGAATAGGGTTCGACAAAGCGTTGATCGGCCGGCGCTCGGTTAAAGCGAACCTCGCCCTGATCGCCGGTATCGGATGGACCGATCTCCGACGACGCGATCATCGAATTGAGCACGAAGACGAGCTGATTGTCGAAGCTGTCGACGATCGAGCGGGTCAGCACTCGGTCGAGCGCGAAGCCGCCGATCAGCAAGAGCGCGCCGATCCACACGCCGGCGATGCCGATCATGCGGCGGTTGAGCGAGCCCGTTACCCGCCGCCTGGCGGCTGGCCTCTTTTCGGCCGCCGCCGTCACCGGGGCGGCTTGGTCGTTCAACTCGTCGGTTCTTCTAGGCTGTAGCCGAGGCCGCGGATGGTCGTGATGACGTCGGCGCCGAGCTTCTTGCGGATACGCGTCACGAACACTTCGATAGTGTTAGAATCCCGGTCGAAATCCTGATCGTAAATGTGCTCGATCAATTCTGTCCGGCTGACGACCTTGCCTTTGTGGTGCATCAGGTAAGAGAGGAGCTTGTATTCCTGAGCGGTCAATTTGACCGGCTCACCATCCTTGGTGACCTTACCCGAGCGAGTGTCGAGGCGGATGTCGCCGGCGATCAGCTCGCTCGACGCATTGCCCGAGGATCGGCGGATGAGCGCGCGCAGGCGGGCGATCAGCTCTTCGGTCTGGAACGGCTTAGCCAAATAATCGTCAGCGCCGGCATCGAGCCCGGCCACCTTGTCCGACCAGCTGTCGCGCGCGGTCAGCACGAGCACCGGCATCTTGCGCGCTTCCTTGCGCCAGCGGTCGAGCACTGTGAGCCCGTCGACCTCGGGCAGGCCGAGATCGAGGATCACCGCATCGTAATTCTCGGTCGAGCCGAGATAATGGCCGTCCTCGCCATCGGTGGCGAGATCGACCGCATAGCCGGCGCCTTCCAGCGTCGAGCGCAGTTGGCGGCCCAGATTGGGTTCGTCTTCGACGATCAGAATGCGCATGGAAGGTCCCCGGAGCTGTTCATATTCGCGCCGTCAACCGTTGTTGCGACGAGAAGTTGCTTATCCGGAACAACTGGGAACTGCGGCCGAGAAGTCAACCGCGAAGGCTTTAGTGGTCGCGCGAACGGCGGACGACGCGGCCCTGGCCGTCAACATCGACCCAGATCACGCGGCCGTTCTGCATGAACTTGAAGCGATAGGTGTCGCCGTTCATCTCGGGACCGAGATAATCGGCACCGCTGCCCATCATCGGCATGACCCGACGCTCGAGCTGCGGCAGCGGCATCGACCGGCCCTGCTCACGCGAGCGGAAAGCCCGGTCCGCATCGCGCGGGGGATCGGCCAGCGCCGGAGCGCTGGTCAGGCCACCGGCGACGGCCGCGGCAAGAAAGATGGTACGCAACAGTTTCATTGACCGACTCTCAGTTCGGAAGCGTTTCTAACACCTTGCATTGAATAGGCTATGAATACTGCCGTCGTGCCGCGTTCATCGCTTGAGGCACCGGCAGTGCTCGCTTAAGCGCCCGCCATGGCCGCGCCTGTATTATCTTATGAAGACCTTGGCTTGATCCAAGGTGAAGGCTGGCTGTTCCGCGGTTTGGATCTGTACATCGGCGAGCGCGACCGGCTGGCGCTGATCGGCCGCAACGGCGCGGGCAAGACGACGTTGCTCAAGTGCCTCGCCGGGACGATCGATACCGACGAGGGCAAGCGCACGATCAAGCCCGGGACGCATGTCGTCATGCTGGAGCAGGATCCGAACATGGCCGGCTTCGATACGCTGGAGGCGTGGGTGCTCGGCGGCAAGGATGCGCCGGAAGCGCATGAGGCGGCGGCGATTGCCGACCAGCTCGGTATCGACCTGTCGCGTCCGACGGCGACGGCCAGCGGCGGCGAACGGCGGCGCGCGGCAATTGCGCGGGCGCTGGCGCAAAACCCGGACGTGCTGCTGCTCGACGAGCCGACCAACCATCTCGACCTCGGTGCGATCGAATGGCTGGAAGAATGGCTGAAGCGTTTCAAAGGCGCTTTCATCGTCATCAGCCACGACCGCACGTTCCTGACCCGGCTGACGCGTAGCTGCATCTGGCTGGACCGCGGCGGCCTGCGCCGCGCCGAGATCGGATTCGGCGGGTTCGAGGCGTGGACCGAGCGCGTCTATGACGAAGAAGCGCGCGCGGCGGAGAAGCTGGACGCAAAGCTGAAGCTGGAGCTGCACTGGTTGCAGCGGGGCGTGACCGCGCGGCGGCGGCGCAACCAAGGGCGGCTGACGAAACTGCACGAAATGCGGGCACAGCGGGCAGCGATGCTGGGGCCCGCGGGGTCTGCAAAGCTGGCGCTGGCGAAGGACGACGTCCGGTCCAAGACGGTCATCGACGCAGAGCAGGTGTCGAAGAGCTTTGGCGAGCGGCCGATCATCCGCGACTTCACGCTGCGCATCCAGCGTGGCGACCGGATCGGTGTCGTCGGCCCGAACGGGGCGGGTAAGACGACGCTACTCAAGCTGCTGACCGGGGAGATGAAGCCGGACAAAGGCACGGTGACGCAGGCGAAAACCCTCAGCGGCATCGTCATCGACCAGCAGCGCAAGTTGATGGACCCGGCCAAGCGCGTGAAGGACGTGCTCGCCAATGGCGGCGACTGGATCGAGGTGCGCGGAGCCAAGAAGCACATCAAGGGCTATCTCAAGGAATTCCTGTTCGATCCGTCGCTGACCGATGCGCCGATCGGTTCGCTATCGGGCGGCGAGCGGTCGCGGCTTTTGCTGGCGCGAGAGTTCGCGCGTGAGGCGAACCTGCTGGTGCTGGACGAGCCGACCAACGACCTCGACCTCGAAACGCTCGACCTGCTGCAGGAGGTGATCGCGGATTATGACGGCACGGTGCTGATCGTCAGCCACGACCGCGACTTCCTCGACCGCACGGTGACGATCACGCTTGGCCTCGACGGCTCGGGCAGGGTGGATGTCGTCGCAGGCGGTTACGAGGACTGGATCAAACAGCGGTACGAGGCGGCGCGTGCGCCGGCCAAAGCGCCGTCAAAGGCTGCAGCTGCGGAAGCGCGAGCACCGGCGGTCGCAAAGAAGCTGACCTACAAGGATCAGCGGGATTACGACCGGTTGCCGGGCGAGATTGATCGCCTGCAGGCAGCGGTCGCGGCCGACGAGGCGGCACTGAATGACGCCGACCTGTACACCCGCGATCCCGACCGCTTCGCCAAGCTGACGGAGCAAATCGCGCGCAACCGCGCCGAGATCGAGGCCGCAGAGTTGCGCTGGCTCGAAGTCGCGGAAATGGCCGAGGCGCTGGGCGCTTAGGCCAGCGCTCGCGCCCGCTCTTCGACACGCCGTTCCAGGATCGTCAGCGGCATCGAGCCGTCCTTGAGCACCTCGTGGAACTGCTTGATGTCGAACTTGGCGCCGAGGATGCTCTTCGCTTTCTCTCGCGCGCGGAGCCAAGCGAGGTGACCGACCTTGTAGCTGCAGGCCTGGCCGATCGAGATGCAGTAGCGCTCGACTTCGCGTTGAACGCGGGCGCGCGGGAAGCCGGTGGTTTTGGTCATGTAATCGACCGCCTGCTCACGGCTCCAGCCTTTGCTGTTGAGGCCGGTGTCGACGACGAGACGCGCCGAGCGGAAAAGGAAGGACTGCAAGTAGCCGCCCTTTTCGATTCCCTTGTAGCCGCCGAGCTCGTCAGCGAGCTGCTCCGAATAGAGCGCCCAGCCTTCGATGTAGGACGAGTAGAAACTGAGCTTGCGCAGCATCGGGATATCTTTCGACTCCTGCGCCAGGCTGATCTGCAGGTGATGTCCAGGGACGCCCTCGTGATAGGTTAGCGAGGGCAGCGAATATTTGGGCCAGTCGCCGGTCGACTTGAGGTTGATGAAATAGATCGCCGGGCGTGAGCCATCGAGCGTCGCGGGGCGGTAATAGCCGTTCGACGCGCCGTCCTGAATTTCCGGCGGTACACGGCGGATTTCCAGCGGCTGGCCGGGCAGGGTGGCGAAGGCCTTGGGCAGCAGGCCCATCATTTCCTTCACGTTCGCATTGAGGCTGGCGATCAGCTCGACGCGGCCTGGATCGGTATTCGGATAAAGTTGCGCTGGAGAATTGTTCAGCGTCGCGAGGCGCTCACCGACCGTGCCGGTCGCGAAGCCCGCCTGCTTGAGAACGGAGTCGAGCTGCGCCGTATATTCGGCGACCTGGGACAGGCCGAGCTGGTGCACCTCCTCCGGCGTCATGCTGCTGGTTGTCGCCTGCGCGAGTGCGGCCGCATAGATTTCCGCGCCGCGGGGCAAGCGGGTCGCGCCATCGCCCGGCCTGGTCGTCGGCTTAAGCTTGCGGACGGCGGCCATCTGCCGGTCGAGCGCGGGGTATACTTGCTGCTCGACGATTTTTGCAGCGCGGGCGCCCCAATCGCCGGCAAGGTTCTTCGCCTTCGTTCGGCGCACGAGCGACTGCACCATGTCGCTCTCGGCGGCCGCCGGTTTGCGCAACGCTTCCATCTGACCAAGCGCGAGGTCGAGCGACCATGCCGGGGCGAGGAAGCCGCGCTGCGCCATCTCGATCTGATCCTGGGTGTCGAAGTCGAGCAGCTTCCCGAACTGGCCGAGGCGGGTGAGGTAAGCTTCCGCGTCGCTGCGGGTCTCGATCGGATGCGCGCTGTTGAGGAAGTCGGGGATCGAGAAGTAGGCGCCGCTCTGCTGCGAGATGATGTAGGGCTGCTGGACGGAATCGATCTTGAACTTGTCGTAGGACGAGAGGTTGGTTTCGAGGTCGTAGATGACGATTTCGCGATTGAGCTGCGCGGTCGGCGAAAGCGTCGATGGCGCGATCGCGCGGACGGCGGCGAGGGCGGCCCGATCACGCGCGGCATTGGCCTTCCGCTGCACATTGGGCGGGCGCATGTCGAAGGTCGAGCGCAGCTTCGCATTCGCGCCGTTGTCGAGCCCAAGATAGGTCGCGAACGTCGGGGATTCACGGACCTGCCGCTGAAAGATCTGGTCGAACAGAGCGTTGAGCTTGGCGTCGTTCGCGCCCTTTGCCGCTTGCGCGATGGCACGCGTGTCGATCAGCGGGAGCAGCGCAAGCGTCGCGCTGCTGGCGAGAAATGAACGACGATCCATCGAGAGTCCCCTTCTTGTGGAAGGACACTTACCGCCGCCGTTTCGCCGCGCAAACTCCGCCGGTCGAAAAGGTCCTTACGCTTGCAGACGATATTGTTTCAGCAAGTCGTAAAGCGTCGGCCGGCTGATGCCGAGAAGCTTCGCGGCGCCCGAGATATTGTTCTCGGTCCGCGTCATTGCCTGACGGATCGCCTTGCGGTCGGCCACTTCGCGCGCGGCGCGCAGGTTGATCGGTAGCACATCGTCACTCGGCACGACGCCAGCCTGAAGGTCGAGATCGCCCGCGGTGATGCTCTTGCCGTCGGCCATGATCACCGCGCGCTTGATGCGGTTCTCCAGCTCGCGAACGTTGCCTGGCCAGCCGTAGACGTCGATCGCTTCGGCGGCTTCGGGGCTGAGCGACAGAGGCCCGACATTCAGCTCGCGGCCGAAGCGGTTGATGAAGTGGCGCGCCAGCAGCACCGCATCGCCCGCGCGCTCCGCGAGGGATGGGATCTTCACCACGATCTCGGCGAGGCGGTAGTAAAGGTCTTCGCGGAAGCGCCCGTCGGCCTGCATCGCGGCAAGATCCTGGTGCGTCGCGCAGACGATGCGCGTGTCGACCGCGATCGGCTGACGCCCGCCGATCCGTTCGATCACGCGCTCCTGCAGAAAGCGCAGCAGCTTGACCTGCAGCGGCAGCGGGATGTCGCCGACCTCGTCGAGAAAGAGCGTGCCACCCTGCGCGACTTCGATCTTGCCGATGTTCGACTTAACCGCGCCGGTGAACGCACCGCGCTCATAACCGAACAACTCGGCTTCGAGCAGGTTTTCGGGGATGGCGGCGCAGTTGATGGCGACGAATTCGCCCTTTCGGCCGCTCTTCTCATGGACCGCACGGGCGAGCAGTTCCTTGCCGGTGCCGCTCGCGCCGAGGAGCATGACGGAGACATCGGCCGACGCGACACGCTCGATGGTCTTGGCGACCTTCTGCATTTCCGGAGCGGCGGTGATGATCGAGCCGAGCACGGTCGCGGCACCGGTCTCCAGGCGGCGGTTCTCGCTCTCGATCTCGTGCAGGTGGAACGCGCGGGCGACGATGAAGCCGAGTTCGTCGATATCGACCGGCTTCTTGTAAAAATCGTAGGCACCCATGGCGACAGCGCGGGTGGCGCTTTCGCGCGCGCCGTGGCCGGTGGCGACGACGACCTTGGTGTCCGGCTTGAGCTGCAGAATCTCAGCCAGCGTCGCGAAACCCTCGTCCGTACCGTCGGGATCGGGCGGCAGGCCGAGGTCGAGCGTGACGACCGCCGGCTCGTAGGCGCGCAGCATTTCGATGGCGCTTGCGCGGTCGCTGGCGACGACGACCTGATAGCCGTCGTAAGCCCATTTAAGCTGGCGCTGCAGGCCCTCGTCGTCCTCGACGATCAGCAGGACTTTGGATTGGTCGGTCATGCGCTTTTCCTAATTGGCTCAGCCAGTGCCTCGGGGGCGGGGAGCAAGATGGTGAAGGTGGTGCCCCGGCCCGGACGGCTGTCGACGGACAAGCGGCCGCCCATGGCAGCGACGAGCGATCGCGCTTCGAAGGCGCCGATGCCAAAGCCGCCGGGCTTGGTCGAGGCGAATGGCTCGAACAGACGATTACGGACGAAGTCGCCGTCCATGCCGATGCCCTTGTCAGCAATGGCGATAGTGACGCCCGATGGATGCCGATCGACACGCGCCGTCACCGCCTCGCCGCTGCTTGCATCCAGCGCGTTCTGCAGCAGGTGCCCAACGGCTTGTTCGAGCGCGACCGGATCGACCAGCGCTTCCACATTGGCGTCGCCGAGTAGTTGGACTTCCCGGTCGCGGCGCTTGGCGGCGATTGCGGCTGTCAGGATGGGGCGAAGGATCTGCGAGTCCACGCGCTGCACGCGCGTCGCCGAATGCGGCGACAGTCGCGCCAGCAGGTCGTTCATCTTGCCGACGGACGAGCGCAGCGTCGCGACCATGTCGGCGCGGAATTCAGGATTGTCGGCATGCCGCTCGGCGTTGCGCGCAAGCAGCGACAGCTGGCTCACCAGATTCTTGATGTCGTGCAAGATGAACGCGAAGCGGCGGTTGAACTCCTCGAACCGCTGCGCGTGGTTCAGCGCTTCCTGACCCAGTGCTTCGGCAAGCGAACTGGCGGCCTGAATTCCCGCCGTCTTCAACAGATCGAAATCTTCCCAATCGAGCTGACGGCGGAATTCCGGCGCGGCGAGCACGACGAGGCCGATCGGCCGCTGGTGATGAAGCAGCGGCACGCCGACCCATGCGGCCGGTTCGTCTAGCAGCCATTGCGGAACGACGGGCGTTCGTTCGCGCTCGCTGCGCAGCGTTCCGAAGCCTTTGAACTCGATCACGCGGCCGCTGGCTTCCATTCCATTCCAGAAGTCCGGTGCGCCGTCGAAGGCGTCCGGTCCCGGCGTCAAACCCGGCCAGTTGCTGGTGTCGGCGACCGCCAGACCCGCACCCTCACGAACGAGGAGCATTCCGCCTGGCGCGTCGACCACGTCGGCAAAGGCGGTCACGATCCGCTCGGTCAGCGGCGGGGCGTCGGCGCCGTCCCGGCCGAGCGTTTCGGTAAAGCGCAGCCATTCGACGCGATAATCGTAGCGGTGCTCGAACAGATGCTTTGCAAGCTTGACCTTGAACCAGGCGCGAGCCTTCGCGCTGGGCAGCAAGACCATTGCTCCAATTGTCATGCCGGCAAGGAGCAGAACCGTCGCGACTGACGACCAGTCCGCGCTGCTGCCGCGCAGGGCAGTTGCCAGGATCGCCATCAGCGCGAAGTAAGCGCAGATCGCGAGCAGGGAGAGAGACTGGAAGGTCGCCGCGCGTGATAGCCTCACCCGCCATTGACCGTGGTTCCGCATCGAGGCCGCAAACAGCGGCGCGGCCAATGCAATGGCGATGCCGCGCCACTGGAGTAGACCCGGGCTCGTCCCGGCGATGTAGGACAGCGTGTAAAGGTTGAGGTCGTAGGTCCAGATCAGCGCGAGGCCGACCATCGCCGAGCGGATGTGCGAGCGGCTGGCAGGCGCCGCCTGGCCATAGACGTTGTGGACGAGGACCAGCGCGCCCGCGGCCGTCGTAATCCGCAAAACGACCGCCGTTTGCGCAATGGACGCGCTTGGACTGAATGCCTGAAACAGGCCGCCGATTAGCTGCAGCCCGATGACGCCGGCGACGGCGCCGTAAACGAGCTTCAGCGCCTGTTGGCGATCCTTTTCGGCGGATGACAGACTGTAGAGGACGCTGATCCAGATGAGATTGCGGGCGCTCTCGGCGAGCGATGTAAGCTGATCGTCGGGTACGACCGCAGCAAGCCAGGCCCAGCAGGCAGTCATCGCAAAAGCGCCAGCCAGCAGCCGCTGTTCGGGCCGGCGTGCCGCCTCGCCAAGCCGCCACAAGGTCAGCGCAGCAAAGCAGGCCGCGCCGAGGGCGTGACTCCAGAAGGTGATCAGCGCGTCCATGCGCGATCCGCTGTCAAAGCGCCCGACATGTGCCGGGGTGTCGCTAAACTTTACAAAGGAATGGTGAACGCGGCGGAAAGAAAGCGGCGAATCAGCCCTTCTTCAGGATGTCGAGCGTGGCCACGGTCATTGCTTCTGTAGCGGTGGAGATCACGGCTTCGGCGTCGGGTGCCCAGAAGGGTGAGTGCAGCGAGGGCAGCTTGGTCTCGTCGCCCTTTGCGGCGTCCCATTTGTCGCGCGGCGTGCCGCCGACCCAGAACAGCAGTGACTGCTTGCTCTTGTCGGCAAGCCAGTAGCGGCTGAAGTCTTCACTCGCCATGATCGGCCTGGATTCGACCACCCGATCGGCGCCGAAATGCTGGCTGAAGACGCCGCGCATACGCTGGCCGAGTTCGTCGGTGTTGAAGGTCGAGGGCGCCGATTCCGGCACAGTCACCTCGGGCATCTTGTCCTCGGGAATGCCGGCGGCGATGGCCTCGCCGCGGACAATGCGGCGGATGCCGGCGATCAGTTTCTCCTGCACTTCGGCCGGATAAGAGCGGACGGTCAGCTGCAGCTTGGCCTCGTCGGAGATGATGTTGTTCTTCGTGCCCGCATGGAAGCTGCCGACCGTCACCACCGCGGGTTCGAACGGATTGTTCTCGCGACTGACCAATGTCTGCAGCGCTTCGACGATGCGCGCGCCGAGCACGATCGGATCCTTGGTCGTGTGCGGATAGGCACCGTGCCCGCCGACGCCGTGGATGGTGATGTTGACGCTCGAAGAGTTAGCCAGGGCGTAGCGGGGTGTAATGCCAATTTGCCCAGCCGGAAGGGCCGCCGCATCGTGGAACGCGACCATGTAATCCGGCTTCGGAAAGCGCGTGAACAAGCCGTCGTCGAGCATGGCCTTGGCGCCGAGGACTCGCTCTTCGCCCGGCTGCAGGACCATGACGAGAGTGCCTGACCATTGGTTCTTCATGGCAGCGAGACGGCGAGCGGTCCCTAGCCAGGTGGTCACGTGCGTATCGTGCCCGCAGGCATGCATGACGGGCGTCTCGGTACCGTCCGGAAGCTTGCCCATGGCCTTGGAGGCGAAGGGCAAACCGGTCTGCTCCTTGACCGGGAGCGCGTCCATGTCCGCGCGGAGCATGAGCACCGGGCCAGGACCGTTCTTCATGACCGCTACCACACCCGTCTTGCCGACATGCTCAGTGACCTCGAAGCCGAGCTTGCGCATTTCCGGCGCAAGCTTTGCGGGCGTGCGCACCTCCTGCATCGACAGTTCGGGATTGGCGTGCAGGTCCCGATAAAGGTTCATCAGCATCGGCATGTCCGCGCGGATGGCGTCGGAGAGCGCGGCGGCGCCGGCGGGGACGGGAAAAGCGGTCATGGCAGCGGCGAGCCATAGCATGGACTTCAAGGCGTTGCTCCTGCGGGAACGAGTTCCATCACATCGATGCGCGATTCGAACCGCGGCTCGGGCATGATCAGCCGCCAGCGCTGCGGGCCGATCCGTTCAACATAAGCGGCGACGTCGCGCTGCTCGTCCTGGCCATATTGCATGGCCCGCGTCTCATCGCCCAGGACGAGCGTGCCGAGAAAGACGTTGCGGAGCGCGTCGCCCGGGAAGATCAGACCAACGTAGCGCTGCGATCCCGTCAGCTTGGTCAGCCGTTGCAGTTCACGCTCGGCGCGGACCCGGCAGGTAAATGCGGGATAGCTGACGAAGGTGAGATTCTCGGGCTGCCTCGCGCCGAGCTTGATCACGCGGCAGCGGTAAATACCGTTCGGCAAACCGGGCTGGGTCAGCGCCGCATCCGGATTGAGCAGCGCGCCTTCGCGGTCGATCTCGGCGCTGTGGCCGGTCGCGCGAGCGCTCGCCAGCGCTTCGGTGAAGCTGGTTCGCCAGTCGCGCAGGCGCACGCGATCGTCGTCGTGGATGATCTGGCGATAGGCGGTGGTCCAGCGCGGGATGAGTCCCGACGGCTGCTCGACGACGCTGCAACTCGCAAGGACCGAAGCGGCAGGGAGGAGCAGGGCGAGGCGCATGGCGGCGAGCTTAAGCGGCGGTCCAGCCACCGTCCATGCTGACGTTCGTCCCCGTCATCGCCGAAGCCTCGTCGCGGCAGAGGAACAGCGCCAATGCGGCGACCTGTTCGGGCGTCACGAACTGCTTGGTCGGCTGAGCCGCCAGCAGCACGTCGTTCATCACCTGCTCGCGGGTGAGGCCGCGCGTCTTCATCGTGTCGGGGATCTGCGCCTCGACCAGCGGCGTCCAGACATAGCCGGGCGAAATGCAATTGGCGGTGATGCCGTCGCGCGCCATCTCCAGCGCGACGCTTTTGGTGAAGCCGGCGATGCCGTGCTTGGCCGCGACGTAGGCGCTCTTGTTGGGCGAGGCGATCAGGCTATGCGCGCTCGCCGTGTTGATGATCCGCCCCCAGCCCTTGGCCTTCATGCCAGGGACCGCGAGGCGCGTCGTGTGGAACGCCGCGGTCAGATTGATGGCGATGATCGCGTCCCACTTCTCCGGCGGGAAATCCTGGACCGGCGAGACGTGCTGGATGCCGGCATTGTTGACGAGGATGTCGGGTCCGCCGAGCTCCGATGCGCAGCGCTCCATCATCCGGGCGATGTCGTCAGCCTTGGACATGTCGGCACCGTCGTGGATCGCGCCGAGCTCTGCGCACTCGCGGTCGATCGCCGCCTGGTCGCCGAAGCCGTTGATCATGAGCTTCGCGCCTTCCGCCGCGAGCGCTTTGGCGATGGCGAGCCCAATGCCCGAGGTCGATCCGGTGACGAGTGCGACTTTGCCTTCGAGCAGCATGCGAATGATCTCCTTTGCAGCGATCCCTTGCCGCGATGCCGGTCGATTGCAACCGCCGCCGCGCTTAAGCATTACGGCTGTGCAACAGGAGGGTTACCCATGCGGCTAGGCGACGGTGGCGACAATTTCGACGATCGCACGGGACAGAGCGGTGGCGGATTTGGACTGGGTGGCGGCGGCGGCAATGCGCTTGGCTGCCTGCTTCCGCTAGTCGCTAGCCGCTTTGGCATCGTCGGAGTGGTCATCCTCCTGCTCGGCTACTGCGCGCTGACACAGCTTGGGGGTGGCGGCGGTGGACTGATCCCATCGGGACCGAGCACGACACAAAGCGCTCCGAACGGCCAATCAACGCTGACGCCGGATCAGCGCCACATCTTGTCCAGCGCGGTCGCATCGACCAATCAAGTGTGGGGCCAACTCTTCCAGCGTGCGGGCGAGCGGTACACGCCGCCGCGGCTGGTTGCGTATACGAGCCGTGAGCAAACCGCGTGTGGGATGGGCCAAGCGGCAATGGGTCCATTTTACTGCCCGAATGACCAACGCATCTACATCGATCCGGAATTCTTCACGGAGCTAAGTCAACGCTTCGGCGCACCTGGTGACTTCGCGCAATATTATGTCGTTGCTCACGAGGTCGGCCACCACATCCAAAATCTGGAAGGGACGCTCGACCAGGCGCACAATTCACAGGCGCGCATGAGTGAGGCGCAAGGCAATGCGGAGCAGGTCAAGGTTGAGCTGCAAGCCGACTGCTACGCCGGCGTGTGGGCCGCAAACGCTAAGGATCCTCAGGGGCAGCGAGCGATCGAACCGGGCGATGTCGAAGAGGGTATGCGTGCCGCCGAAGCGATCGGCGACGATACCTTGCAAAAGCAGACGCAGGGCGTGGTCGTTCCGGAAAGCTTCACGCACGGCACCTCGGCCCAGCGGATGAATGCCTTACGGACGGGTCTCCAGTCGGGCGACCCGGCCGCCTGCAAGTTCAACGGCTAAAGCCGGACGAGCATCTTTCCGGTGTTCTGGCCTGTGAAGAGGCCAAGAAAGGCGTCGCGCGTACTGTCGAGGCCGTCCATCACGGTCTCGCGTGACTTGACCGTGCCGTTCGCCACCCACGGGCCCATTTCGGCGTAGAAGTCCGCCATTTTCGGGAAGAAGTCGAAGACTATGAAGCCTTTCAGCATGATCCGCGCGGCGATGATGCGCTGGATGAAGCGCAAGCTCATCGGCTCGGCGGCGTTGTAGCTGTCGATCATGCCGCAGATCGCGAAGCGGGCGTTCTGACGCGCCACCGCCAGCGCCGCATCCAGATGGTCCCCGCCAACGTTATCGAAATAGACGTCGATGCCTTCTGGAGCGGCTGCGGCTAGACCCTTGAGGACCGAGCCGCCTTTGTAATCGATCACATGATCGGCCCCGAGCGAGCGGACGAACTCGCATTTTTCCGGTCCGCCGGCCGAGCCGATGACGGTCATGCCCTTCGCCTTGGCAATCTGCACGACCGCGGAGCCCACAGCACCTGCTGCGGCGGAAACGAACACGACGTCACCAGCCTTGGCTGCGGCGGTTTCGAGCAAGCCGAAATAAGCCGTGGCGCCCGTCACTCCAAGCAGTCCGAGAAACATCTCGGGAGGTGCGCCTAGCTCGGGCAGCTTCTGCGCGGTGCGGGCATCGATGACCGCCTCGTCCCGCCAGCCAGCCATGTGCTGAACCAGATCGCCGGCTTTCAGACCGTCTGCCTTGCTGTCGACCACTTCGCCAATCGCGCCGCC
Coding sequences within:
- a CDS encoding DUF885 domain-containing protein; the protein is MDRRSFLASSATLALLPLIDTRAIAQAAKGANDAKLNALFDQIFQRQVRESPTFATYLGLDNGANAKLRSTFDMRPPNVQRKANAARDRAALAAVRAIAPSTLSPTAQLNREIVIYDLETNLSSYDKFKIDSVQQPYIISQQSGAYFSIPDFLNSAHPIETRSDAEAYLTRLGQFGKLLDFDTQDQIEMAQRGFLAPAWSLDLALGQMEALRKPAAAESDMVQSLVRRTKAKNLAGDWGARAAKIVEQQVYPALDRQMAAVRKLKPTTRPGDGATRLPRGAEIYAAALAQATTSSMTPEEVHQLGLSQVAEYTAQLDSVLKQAGFATGTVGERLATLNNSPAQLYPNTDPGRVELIASLNANVKEMMGLLPKAFATLPGQPLEIRRVPPEIQDGASNGYYRPATLDGSRPAIYFINLKSTGDWPKYSLPSLTYHEGVPGHHLQISLAQESKDIPMLRKLSFYSSYIEGWALYSEQLADELGGYKGIEKGGYLQSFLFRSARLVVDTGLNSKGWSREQAVDYMTKTTGFPRARVQREVERYCISIGQACSYKVGHLAWLRAREKAKSILGAKFDIKQFHEVLKDGSMPLTILERRVEERARALA
- a CDS encoding HAMP domain-containing sensor histidine kinase, whose translation is MIGIAGVWIGALLLIGGFALDRVLTRSIVDSFDNQLVFVLNSMIASSEIGPSDTGDQGEVRFNRAPADQRFVEPYSGLYFQISGSGAETFPSRSLWDRRLRVSDSHADVKPHLYDSDEFSTRDHAEPIRVAERDAILPGSNVRWRFQVAQSRETIDDQIRRLRSTLIWSFSALGVGLLVLAALQTFYGLWPLRRVRDEVSAIRSGDKTRISDEFPTEIRPLTEEINQLLAHSEAQAEEARRHAGNLAHALKTPLTVITNAATASDPDLVRTVVREASVMRRQVDHHLARARAIGRRAAAQSRARVWDSLEAVQRAVDRLHDGVTIDIAGDHAAQVRVERQDLDEMLGNLVENAAKYGGGRVFVTVEPKGKMIDILVEDDGPGIPEDRRGELFTRGARLDTTGKPGTGLGLAIVRDVAEIYGGTIHLEESEDLGGLLARLSLPAG
- a CDS encoding ABC-F family ATP-binding cassette domain-containing protein — encoded protein: MAAPVLSYEDLGLIQGEGWLFRGLDLYIGERDRLALIGRNGAGKTTLLKCLAGTIDTDEGKRTIKPGTHVVMLEQDPNMAGFDTLEAWVLGGKDAPEAHEAAAIADQLGIDLSRPTATASGGERRRAAIARALAQNPDVLLLDEPTNHLDLGAIEWLEEWLKRFKGAFIVISHDRTFLTRLTRSCIWLDRGGLRRAEIGFGGFEAWTERVYDEEARAAEKLDAKLKLELHWLQRGVTARRRRNQGRLTKLHEMRAQRAAMLGPAGSAKLALAKDDVRSKTVIDAEQVSKSFGERPIIRDFTLRIQRGDRIGVVGPNGAGKTTLLKLLTGEMKPDKGTVTQAKTLSGIVIDQQRKLMDPAKRVKDVLANGGDWIEVRGAKKHIKGYLKEFLFDPSLTDAPIGSLSGGERSRLLLAREFAREANLLVLDEPTNDLDLETLDLLQEVIADYDGTVLIVSHDRDFLDRTVTITLGLDGSGRVDVVAGGYEDWIKQRYEAARAPAKAPSKAAAAEARAPAVAKKLTYKDQRDYDRLPGEIDRLQAAVAADEAALNDADLYTRDPDRFAKLTEQIARNRAEIEAAELRWLEVAEMAEALGA
- a CDS encoding response regulator transcription factor, encoding MRILIVEDEPNLGRQLRSTLEGAGYAVDLATDGEDGHYLGSTENYDAVILDLGLPEVDGLTVLDRWRKEARKMPVLVLTARDSWSDKVAGLDAGADDYLAKPFQTEELIARLRALIRRSSGNASSELIAGDIRLDTRSGKVTKDGEPVKLTAQEYKLLSYLMHHKGKVVSRTELIEHIYDQDFDRDSNTIEVFVTRIRKKLGADVITTIRGLGYSLEEPTS